From Deinococcus sp. HSC-46F16, the proteins below share one genomic window:
- a CDS encoding PaaI family thioesterase, with product MTLHPDLHLPGPDELDTLTPEELASRMNGLSGTLGQRLGIELLTASRERLTARMPVEGNRQPAGRLHGGASLALAEELASIGTWLNLDVRRQVGVGVDVSGTHMRGVSEGWVTAEAGLAYRGRTVMVWTVEVRDERGRTTTLARCTCNVVTHGAG from the coding sequence ATGACCCTCCACCCGGATCTTCACCTGCCTGGCCCCGACGAGCTGGACACGCTGACGCCGGAGGAACTGGCGTCTCGCATGAATGGCCTGTCCGGCACCCTGGGCCAGCGGCTGGGCATCGAACTGCTCACCGCCTCGCGGGAGCGCCTGACCGCCCGGATGCCGGTGGAGGGCAACCGCCAGCCCGCCGGACGGCTGCACGGGGGAGCCAGCCTCGCGCTCGCGGAGGAACTCGCCAGCATCGGCACCTGGCTGAATCTGGACGTGCGGCGGCAGGTCGGCGTCGGCGTGGACGTGAGCGGCACCCATATGCGCGGCGTTTCGGAAGGCTGGGTCACCGCCGAGGCTGGCCTGGCCTACCGGGGCCGCACGGTGATGGTCTGGACGGTGGAGGTCCGCGACGAGCGGGGCCGGACGACCACGCTGGCGCGGTGCACCTGCAACGTGGTGACGCACGGGGCAGGGTAG
- a CDS encoding GTP-binding protein, translating to MIPPGARPDDRIPVLVIGGFLGAGKTTLVNHLIRSLPHRLGVIVNEFGATGVDGGLIERLQDDVTELTAGCLCCTGRDDLLRALVTIGLREHRPDAVLVELSGVADPTPVLTTLLERSVRAAFRVTTLVAVVDARHVLTTLREHPEAARQLAYANVIVLNKTDLADPVRLTYAEDVLHGVNPLARVVRVEQGQVDADALLARDDFDPRALEGAAPVTHTPGLTSFTLRSEAPLDPYRWQRFLTDLILSRPAEVLRVKGTLSLAGYPHPVLFQAVRDLFTADAWEGEPGASELVLIGRGLDRAEYGAAWAGCVAEA from the coding sequence ATGATCCCGCCCGGCGCCCGCCCCGACGACCGCATTCCCGTCCTCGTGATCGGCGGCTTTCTGGGCGCGGGCAAGACCACGCTGGTGAACCACCTGATTCGCTCGCTGCCCCACCGCCTCGGCGTGATCGTGAACGAGTTCGGGGCCACGGGCGTGGACGGCGGCCTGATCGAGCGCCTTCAGGACGACGTGACCGAACTGACCGCCGGATGCCTGTGCTGCACGGGCCGGGACGATCTGCTGCGGGCGCTCGTGACCATCGGGCTGCGCGAGCACAGGCCCGACGCCGTGCTGGTGGAGCTGAGCGGGGTGGCGGACCCCACGCCCGTGCTGACCACCCTGCTGGAACGCTCCGTGCGGGCGGCCTTCCGGGTGACCACGCTGGTCGCGGTGGTGGACGCCCGGCACGTCCTGACCACCCTGCGCGAGCACCCCGAGGCGGCGCGGCAACTCGCCTACGCCAACGTGATCGTGCTGAACAAGACCGACCTCGCGGACCCGGTGCGCCTGACCTACGCCGAGGACGTGCTGCACGGGGTCAACCCCCTCGCCCGCGTGGTGCGGGTGGAACAGGGACAGGTGGACGCGGACGCGCTGCTCGCCCGCGACGACTTCGACCCCCGTGCCCTGGAGGGGGCCGCGCCCGTCACCCACACGCCGGGCCTGACCTCCTTCACCCTGCGCTCGGAGGCGCCGCTGGACCCCTACCGCTGGCAGCGCTTCCTGACCGACCTGATTCTCTCGCGCCCCGCCGAGGTGCTGCGGGTCAAGGGGACGCTCTCGCTCGCGGGCTACCCGCACCCGGTGCTGTTTCAGGCTGTGCGCGACCTTTTCACCGCCGACGCCTGGGAGGGCGAGCCGGGGGCGTCCGAACTCGTCTTGATCGGGCGGGGGCTGGACCGGGCGGAGTACGGGGCGGCGTGGGCGGGGTGCGTGGCGGAAGCCTGA